The Salminus brasiliensis chromosome 14, fSalBra1.hap2, whole genome shotgun sequence genome contains the following window.
TTACTCAGCAAATGCATATTCTCATACAGGGCAAAAGTCTCTGTTGCAGCATGCTTAAGGTGTGATAGAGGCGTGATCAAGTGTGATAGTGGAAAGGGGAGAACCAGAATAATTCCACCTTCTAATTATCTGTAggtgatgtattttttttactaacAGTAAGAACACGTAGCTGTTAACACTTAGCCAACCCCTCTAATTAATGAATTCTGCTCGCAGGCACAGGTGTTCAATTGTGCAAACACAGTTTGTGtaatctccacagaaaagcactggCAAGAAAATGCGACATATGAGACCGCATATGAGCTTAAGGTGACCATGTCTAAGACCATGGCTGTTTGGATGATTTAAAACCCTTAATTCGGGCCTGTGGAGCTGCAGAAGCTgtttgatggagctccatcctctACCTGGATGAgtaggataataataataataataatccaacatcagtacctgacctcactaatgctccggTGGTGCAACCAAATCCTTAATGCAATGTTGGTAGACAATTGTAGACGTGGTGCACTGGTACGAGtgtatcagacacagcagtgctgctggagtttttaaacacctcagtgtttCTGCTGGGCCGAGAATAGCCCACCAATCAGagatccagccaacagcatcatgggggcagcgtcctgtgaccactgatgaaagactagaggatgaccaacacaaactgtgcagcaatagGTGAGCTTCtgtctgactttacatctacaaaagtggaccaactaggtaggagtgtctaatagagtgaaTAGTGAGTGGAAACcagtacaccacacacactaacacaccaccaccatgtcagtgtcactgcagttctGAGGATGATCCACCACCTAAAAAACAgatgctctgtggtggtcctctgcggtcctgatcattgaagaacagggtgaaatgagggTAAAAGACTATGcacagaaacagatggactacagtctgtaaataTGGAACTACAGAGTGATCCTATATGGTAGGTGGAGCTGATCAAATGGACGATGAATGTAGAAACaagcaggtggtattaatgttatggctggatGGGGTATATTAGGAGGACAATTAGGGCAGTATGTGAGGAATTAGTTGAGTTTGTCTTACCTCATCTGTGGCTTCCGCCACTTCGCTAAGGGCTTTCCCCACAGACCTCTGCCTCAGCTCAGTTTTGGGCTCCACCTTGGAAGGTGGCTTGGCGATGGCTTTGGGCTCTGGTTTAGGCACAGGCTTGGGTTCAGGCTTAGGCACAGCTTTGGGAGCTGGGCTCGGTTCTCGTCTCTGAGCTGGGCTAGGGTTAGCTTCTTGTCTCAGAGCTGGAGTAGCTTCTCGTCTTGGAGCTGGGCTAGGGTCTCGTCTTGAAGCTGGTGTGGTTTCTCGTCTCGGAGCCGGACTGGGTTCTCGTCTCAGGGCTGGTGTGGTTTCCCGTCTCGGTGCAGGACTGGGATCTCGCCTCAGAGCTGGGCTAGGATCTCGTCTCGAAGCCGGACTAGGATCTCGTCTCGGAGCCGGGCTGGGATCTTGTCTCGGAGCCGGGCTGGGATCTCGTGTCGGAGCCGGGCTGGGATCTCGTCTCTGTGAAGATTTTGTTTCTGCTTTGCTAGGAGCTttcctctcctccctgaccTCCAATGTGGTCTCCGTTATTGATGTAGGATGATCAGGTTGTGGCTCCATGTCTTCAATGTCTTTGGGCTCTGGGGTCACTTGGGCTTTGGAGGACACTTTGGAGGCGGGACAAGGAAGAGGTTCTTCATCATCTGTGGAAGAGATGAGGCTGGTCCTTACTGGAGCTGCAGTAACGGCAGGAGCAGGTTCTGCTGCTTTCAGCTCGGAGTCTATCTTCTGGAGGGGCTTGATCTCCATGTCGGAGCCTTGCTCGACTTTTGCACTCTGGCGGCTAGGGGATCGCGACGGGCCTTTACTGCTGGGAGCTGGAGGCTCCTCCTGGGCTGGAGCTGAAGATGGGGTTGTAGGCCGACTGCTTGGCTTGCTACCTGGCCGGCTGCCGCCCCTGCTGCTGCTTCCACTGCCTCTACTAGTTCTGTCTCCATTCCAACTGCCAGGGCTGAGGTAGTTGGGGTCTGGGGCAGTGGTCGGGGTGAGGCCAGGCGATGGTGTGCGTGCTGGGCTAATGTTTGGCCTCAGGCTCTCCATCTCGTGCATGAAGGGACTTTCTGGAGGTGTGGGCATGGTTTCCCCTGCCAGCAGCGGCTCATGAATGCCTGTGTCCGCGTTTTCATTGCTCTTGGCGATCTCCTGCAGCGCTCGCTTCTTCAGGTACTCAGGGCCTGAGATGCACAATAAACTAGAGTTCAGTGACCCACACATCTTCAGTAAGGCAGGTCTAAGGGCATGTTGCTCATATTCAGTATTACTCATATATACTCATATTAACTGCAATGTCAATTGGCAGAGGCTACTAAAACTAAACAAATGTTTTCTAGCGCTGCTGAAGCTTCAGCTACAAGCTCTCAAAGACTGTGCCCAGttatgttttactgtttatctgcatttaaaatattatCATAATAGTTATGCAACTAATTTAATAAAGGGCTAAACACATGTCTTCTGCGAAAGCCAGCCGTCGCCTCTTTTCAAATTCCTGCTTTAAATTCAGTAGGCTACATAAGGCATATGGCTTTTATTACATGCTAATGGTTTTCTCATCTTTGGGTGAAATTGATTAATGATGTGCCATTTTGTCTCTCCTTTCGTGTCTCATTGTTTTAATGGTTCTGAGGATTAGGTCGTTTGCAGGCTTAAATTCAGGGTCCACTAAATACCAGGGTCAGCTAGGTTTAAGATACCAGGTGAGCCCTGTATGCTATAAGGCTCACCTTTTGTGGTATGGATATagccaaagagctgtcaaagtATCAAGAACAGCTCAGCTTTTTCAATTGTTGACAACGCCTCAGCAGAGCGACACAGTTATAGTTTGAAAAAGCCCACAAATATTAGCACAGTCAGAAGTAACTGTATAAATCTGTATAAATAAGTACGCATAGtattgtttctctctctctctctctctctctatatatatatatatatatatatatatatattttgcaaGAAAACAGGTCAACAGGTCAGGAATATACCGTAATACACCGGCTACTAATTaggttaaaaataattaataattaaacataataattatgtttattataaaaCCATAATCgttttttatctgctccatttagaataatgttaAAATTAGGATAATGTTAAAGTCAAATCTCCAAACAACCTAATTACATTAAGTGATTGTTTTATTGCATAACTGAACAGAGTGTAAACTCCTTCAGGCCATTAAAAATGCACATTGTGTGACATGTCTCAGGCAACTGGGACAGCAGACATTGCTGAATTTGAGAATGACTCATGTTCATATTTACATTTGGTGGTACTTTTAGGTCTCCCCCATGGGTCCCGTCAAAATCCTTGACAGAAATCATTAGCCCACACAGACAAACTTAGACGACTAATAGAATCAAACAACTGGGACAACTGGGAACAAAGTTGATTATTCATAggccctgtttttttttgtctgtgacAGAAAGCACTTATATATTTAGAACGATGCTATACTGCATCTTTAATGATGAAATACAACTCCATGGCAACTGAACTGTAGACATTTGAAGCAGACTGGTTAGGAGCTGACTGATAACTCACGAGAGGCCTGGAAAGCATTACACTGATTGATACACACCACAGCTGAAGTGGTGACATTTATCAAGACAACACTTCATATCCCAAATGAGGCGTACTACGGCCTGAATATGAAAGATTACTCCTATATATTATGAAGGACAGTATAAATGAGGTTAAAATGCCACATATGTCAGTAATTTAAGTAAAGTGTTAGCAAACCAtatgttattttatatttgtgaCAGCAGATGCTTATATGTGACTACATAAATGAGACGTACGCTgctgaattatttattgttGTGATGTTAAACTGGGCTTACAATCTCTCAACAATATGGCAAAACCTGAGAATAATAATTTAGCTAGagattaaaatgattaaaatgtttattaagaAAAGTAAGTAACATAAACCCAGTTCCCATCACACTCCACCCCCAAGGCTACAACATTAACAGTACTATGGAAAAGTCTGAGACATCTGAGCATATCTAAGTAAACACTGTGTTATGTGttattttatgtatgtgtgttagcTTAGCCATTTCCAAAGCTCTTCTCGAAGAAGCCCCAGAACATGCTACATACAGCTACCATCCAATACCCAGTTTATGTAATCTGAGCTGTTGTGGAACTGTATGTATCCATACTGTGGCTGGAGTTCACAAAGAAGTCAACGACAAaaactgttcttctaaccaacatatcGGACATATAGTTTCAGTGCATATTGATACGTTAACGAGGAACAATACAATTACATACAccatatgtctaaatgtttgtggacaccccttctaatgaaagcattcagctactttgcgtTGCACCGAAGACGGGCACAtagctagtctagtccctgtagaagcAGCCAATTGAATATGACTCCTTAGAGcagttaaacatgaacctattggcaccatgtctaatgctaggtgtgaactaaagaggtataaagccccccggcattgcactgtggagcagtggaactgtgttcattGATGATGGTTctcttttgggttgagttggggagttggggttaATGAGGCtaggtggtgattatccaatatcttgacctcactactgctcttgtcgctgaatgcaatcaagttcTCATAGTgacgctccaaaatctagtagaaagctttctctggacagtagagacagttactccaacaaaagcaggaaacactcttttttaatagctttgttttaaacaaaaaaattggCTCAAGCTAAACTGAACAATATTATTtctcagtgtctcagtgtgAAGCTGTGAAAAGCTAAGTTGTGTTCCTAAGGAACACTGATCAGGGGCCTTGAGTGCAGTAGAGGAGCGATCCTTCACCTCTCTTTTTTTAGACAAAGATGACAGCCCTAGAGACGAGCTTGAGGCCTGGATCTGCCACATAAACATTTAGGACATATGCTGAAAGGCCTGTGACCTTGCCTTTATTTTGAATGGCATTGTTCTACCACAAACCGTAATCTAGACTAACACTTATGTGTTTATGGCAGTGGTTTCTAGTCCTGACCATAAAGTCACAGTATGGGTCCAAGTCTTCTAGATTTGAAGGTCTTTTAAAAGGGTAACAGTGTCTGCAGAAAAGcatggtctgggagaagggggtggCTCTACTAAATGAGTAGTAGAGCCTGGCTAtgtctctggtctgtactgtgtggACAGGTTACATAATTGACAACATAGACGACAATTTTGGCTTCGTTTTTATAGAATGGAAGGGAATGGAACCACGGCGTAcatgctttctacagtcactgagTGGTAGAACAACTTCCAGAAGTTGAAAAATGCTAGAGACCACTGTTGTTTGTGTGCTAGTTTATTAAATGCATCAACGTGTTTCAAAACATGTGTTGTTTAACTACATAAACTGAATTATGTCGAATTATGTTATGTATAGCATAAAACAAAAGGacctatatctatatctaaaaCATGAAAATACGTTAAAGTTAGCTCAGACCGTTTGGCACTTTAGTTAGTGTCTAATGCAGGCAATGGAAGCCACAACCACAAAAGGACATCTACTTTAAGTACTCTAAGTTTAgttctttagtttagcactgAAGCTCAAAGACTAATGTAGACACATCAAATTATGTCAATGTAAGTATAACTAATGTTTGTCCAAACCATCACTTCGAGCTTATAAGTTACTGGCAGCTTTTTAAGGTGCAGCTCTCACAAAAGTAGATGCAATTCTGTAGTTACCTGGTTGATAGAACGAAGGCGAGAGTTCTCTGGCCACCACTCGCGCAATACTGGACTCATTGTTAGCAGCCTGAGAGGCCTGATCGGCAGCCTCTCCTTTGCTCTTAGCATGGGCGGTTCTGCAGAAGGAAGAGTTTGCAGTCATTTATTCGACCTTTCACAAGACACAAATACATGCTTGCAGTCTCACTGTAATATGTGAGATAAGTTCACAGTTAAACATCGCAATCTTTTATCGGAAAGTGACATGCAGGACCAGGGCAATGCATATTTGTGCATTGCGTGCTTTTAAGCAGATGTAATTAATCACACTTGTACTATTTCATTCACTTGTTTTGCGACGACACTGTAACCAACGTCCCAGCACTTTATGGTACACAAATAAAGACAGAGTAGAAATAGTAATACTCCAAACATAAGCTCAAGGGAACATCAGGCCTATAAATGTAATCTGAGATGGCAGCGTTTCAGGACCACTCCGCAAAAGGAAAGCTCTGTTTACCCTGCCATATTATCTgcctttctgtttctcctgctGTTGACTCAGATATAAGGTCAGAAATAATGGAAAGACATAGCAGTCGACACAGCCCTGAATTCctacagtatacagtacagAGATTAATCACTCGTTAATTAGCTTCAGTTCCAGTCGCTCAGTTAACTTTGGACACCTGCATTCGACGAAATTGGTCTGTTGAAATGAGTGAACTTCAggcaaaatgtatatatatttccaAACAAACCACtacatgcaaaataaaaaaaaaatacatttttaagtcCTATTATTAAAGTTATGTTTTTACATGAGGCCTCAGTAACattaagagtttatcctgcttttattggagaaactgtctctactgtccagggaagaaggctttctactagattttggaggactaCACTCAGCTacaagaggtcaggatgttggatgattacaccaccttatccccaaactccccaactcatcctcaaAGTATTAAATGATCCACCATcgcgcaccatccatcattccagagaactcaatgctggggctttatacccctctagtccacaactggcattaggcatgatgacAGCAGActcatttttatctgctccagcgagttcttttctattggcagtagttctctacagggactagacaaactgtttCTGTGCGCGTTCGCAGactgggtgcaacctaaagtagctttagcttgaatgcattcattagaaggggtgtccacaaatatttggacatgtagtgtacatagATATTTCTTCAGTGACATGTTTACTCTGAGCTGATTACCTTAGTTTTGCTTTTAAATAATGACAGAGTAGTAAAATGTACCACTTCTCAATCTACATAATTACatagtttatatataatataatacacaaTGAATCTACACTGGATTTCTATCCAGTTACCATTCTGTCTGAATGTTCCCCTCTCAATATCTCAATATCTTCTTTCTCTAAAGTTATGCACTGACATCAGGCATTTCATGGACATTACTGCTGATGCTAATagataaatgtagaaattgagACTAAACCCACCTCACTtatcattacagagaaatatCTGTCCAGTACCAATCATTttttgtggacactgctatAATTCCTGTATCACTGTGGCTGGCTATAACTGTAAGGGGTTGATACATGATTAATATGGAAAACATTCTGTGTACCATGTGTGCCATGGTGGCGTACTTCTGCTTATCCCAGGTCCTTATTTTGATGACTGGACCTATTAATAATTTACCATGGTATCAGTCACGAGGTTAGTCTTGAACATGTGAACTAGGCCTTTAAAGTTCCCAGGTATGTGCAATTTTGAACGTTTAACTGCGAAACCCCTCCTGGATGCAGATTTCTTCCCTGAAAGCCATTCCGTTTGATCCTGACAGCGCTTTTGCTATAGCAATGCACAGCCCTGGCGCTCCAAGACATTCCACAAAGTCTTTATTTGGAAGATGGGACAGCAGTTGTCTGCCCTGTTTATAAAAAGCACAGCCCATCAACACAAAAGAATCCCTCCCTGTTCCGAGTTCAGGTAGTAATCTGTAAATCCCAAAACAGTCAACAATAAAGAGCAAAATGGTCTATGAATCGAGCCCCACTCAGAGGGAGTGTGCCTAAACTGTGTGAGGGTAGAAAGCAGAGGTCAGGTGTGTGGTGAGGGTTGCGTAGCGCAGGAGTATTATTAGCAGGGGTGGCATATTCTTCAGGCATCGAGCTGAAGccgaaataaattattttaacacCCAGCTCCTGACAATGAGATATGACCAAGGCCGTACTAGGGAACAGCTCTATAGCCTTGGCTGAAGAGTGCAGAACAGTTTATTCCTGCCAAATGGATTCACTACAATAGTGCTTTACAATCATAGATAAACCTCAGCAGTAAAATATGCAGTGGCAGTAAGGTTACAACTCACTGATTAACCTTTTGAAAATAATAAACCATTAGGAAATATAGAATAGTTTTCCTATATGTACATCCCCAAATTTAAACCCATCCCACTGTGTGTTGTTGACCAAAACAGTGTTGTAGTGTTTGAACTGGACAGTCGGAGCACTGCAGATTGTGATTACTCTGGGAATACTTGACATGCTGTAACGTTAGCCTGGGCTCAAAATAGCCATGCCCACTTTAAGACTCAGTTTAGAAGCCACTTCCCAACGGAACCATTAGAAGGGCTCAGGACTCCCCGTAGTGGATCTTACATCTACACCTGTCCACAAGCAGTCAGCACAGTTCCAGGCTCCCTCTAGGATTATTTAGCTTGAAAGTGATTGATAATGTGATACAGCTGGTGAGTAGCCTTGGGATGATCTGAAATTAGAGATGGAAAAATCGATTGGCTATGTATCGGTTGAACAAGGaacagcagcgtcctgtgacagAGAAGCCCATCCTTAACTCGAGAACACGACCTGAGAGGCTTTTAGGATTGGCTAATTACAGTTACAATTCTGTAATTGGCCCTAAAAGCTGATTGTGTCATTTTCTCTCATGTTGAGAGACAGTGCACAGAACATTGAATAAGCCCTGCACAATGAAAGATTGCCAAGTTTGCCTGAAAAGGTTACTGTAGCATCTAGTCTAGTCAAAGAACAACCTATCGATCTGAAAGACAATCAGCATTCAGTATTGGCCCAAAAAACACTGATTGGCATCAAATTACATCAAACTTTTAGTTTATACCACCAATGTCAGGGATACATTACTGGGGAAAATGTGTAATCTAGAGTCACTTCAGAGTTCTTCTGTTTGTAGCTGTACACCAAATTACCATATATCATTTAAGGCCTTTGCTTAACTTAACTTTAGCATAGTAActgctatggtgttcctaaaatatatatataattaggcTTTGTTAAATTAAAACATTCAGAAAAGAATGATCAGACTACATTAAGCAGCTTGTATTAGCAACAGCAagtctagattctggagcaaAACTTGCTATACTGTGAATGTGTCTGGTACAAGTATAATGTGTCTGGCTGCAGAATCCTCTTAACAATTTTCACTAAGGCACCAAGATCAAGTGGATATAGGCAGCACGAAGGCTCTCTGAACTCTAATCCTGGTATATTCTTAGCCCTGCTGTGGAATCTTTAGCTCAAACCATCTTTTAATTCAACTTTAGAACTAAAGCCTTTATAGTCAGGGCAGGGAAAACGTTAGAGCCGGCAGTTCTGTAGCTCAGTTTGGTGCAAGAGGATTCCCTGTAGTGAATTTTGGACACCTAATCATGAGCAGTTTCAGCTGTTTCAACCACTACAGTCTTAGAATGGCATAGAATGAGATTATCACGGTAAAGTCTCAGAGATGAGATTCTGAATGCATTTGATTAAACTACAGCAGAACTCACTAGAGATGCACCAATCTAGAATTTTCATGGCAGTGTTTGCTTTGTAAAATATCAGCCCCCTGTTTAAAGGACTGCCACCAATAGTAAAAATCAACTGCAACGCAGGTCTGCCAAAACCAAAGCAGTAATTTGGCTGACTGTGAGTGGCTGGTTTAGAGGAAAAATGGTCTGATTTTGATGTACACACCTAGAATTCACTCCTAATCTGTGTCCATGAAACTCTGATCGACTAATCCACAAGCAAAGCAAATATAGCGTATTTAAAAC
Protein-coding sequences here:
- the jph2 gene encoding junctophilin-2 isoform X1 — encoded protein: MSGGRFEFDDGGAFCGGWEGGKAHGHGICTGPKGQGEFSGSWNYGFEVVGVYTWPSGNTYEGYWSQGKRHGLGVETKGHWVYKGEWTHGFKGRYGSRVSLASGAKYEGTWNNGLQDGYGTETYADGGTFQGQFTGGMRHGYGVRQSVPYGMAAVVRSPLRNSLTSLRSEHSNGTLLQQDVPLITTTNASGQETPSPTPVGPSRGGFALTLHVDPDMVKPKKKGLFRRGSLLGKLTKSESRTSLSSQKSRISFLRSDSALSSAASDANSTVSLGESEGEAEGGEFPPVEADIDATTTEVYMGEWKNDKRSGYGISERSSGLKYEGEWLDNQRHGYGCTTFAEGGKEEGKYMHNLLVKAVKKKVIQLKGTKVKQKVERSVEGAQRAAAIAKQKAEIANSRTAHAKSKGEAADQASQAANNESSIARVVARELSPSFYQPGPEYLKKRALQEIAKSNENADTGIHEPLLAGETMPTPPESPFMHEMESLRPNISPARTPSPGLTPTTAPDPNYLSPGSWNGDRTSRGSGSSSRGGSRPGSKPSSRPTTPSSAPAQEEPPAPSSKGPSRSPSRQSAKVEQGSDMEIKPLQKIDSELKAAEPAPAVTAAPVRTSLISSTDDEEPLPCPASKVSSKAQVTPEPKDIEDMEPQPDHPTSITETTLEVREERKAPSKAETKSSQRRDPSPAPTRDPSPAPRQDPSPAPRRDPSPASRRDPSPALRRDPSPAPRRETTPALRREPSPAPRRETTPASRRDPSPAPRREATPALRQEANPSPAQRREPSPAPKAVPKPEPKPVPKPEPKAIAKPPSKVEPKTELRQRSVGKALSEVAEATDEGPNTIMICMVILLNIGLAIVFVHVLS
- the jph2 gene encoding junctophilin-2 isoform X2 codes for the protein MSGGRFEFDDGGAFCGGWEGGKAHGHGICTGPKGQGEFSGSWNYGFEVVGVYTWPSGNTYEGYWSQGKRHGLGVETKGHWVYKGEWTHGFKGRYGSRVSLASGAKYEGTWNNGLQDGYGTETYADGGTFQGQFTGGMRHGYGVRQSVPYGMAAVVRSPLRNSLTSLRSEHSNGTLLQQDVPLITTTNASGQETPSPTPVGPSRGGFALTLHVDPDMVKPKKKGLFRRGSLLGKLTKSESRTSLSSQKSRISFLRSDSALSSAASDANSTVSLGESEGEAEGGEFPPVEADIDATTTEVYMGEWKNDKRSGYGISERSSGLKYEGEWLDNQRHGYGCTTFAEGGKEEGKYMHNLLVKAVKKKVIQLKGTKVKQKVERSVEGAQRAAAIAKQKAEIANSRTAHAKSKGEAADQASQAANNESSIARVVARELSPSFYQPGPEYLKKRALQEIAKSNENADTGIHEPLLAGETMPTPPESPFMHEMESLRPNISPARTPSPGLTPTTAPDPNYLSPGSWNGDRTSRGSGSSSRGGSRPGSKPSSRPTTPSSAPAQEEPPAPSSKGPSRSPSRQSAKVEQGSDMEIKPLQKIDSELKAAEPAPAVTAAPVRTSLISSTDDEEPLPCPASKVSSKAQVTPEPKDIEDMEPQPDHPTSITETTLEVREERKAPSKAETKSSQRRDPSPAPTRDPSPAPRQDPSPAPRRDPSPASRRDPSPALRRDPSPAPRRETTPALRREPSPAPRRETTPASRRDPSPAPRREATPALRQEANPSPAQRREPSPAPKAVPKPEPKPVPKPEPKAIAKPPSKVEPKTELRQRSVGKALSEVAEATDEKPHHTAQKTTSDVDRLCCLK